From Bacillus basilensis, a single genomic window includes:
- a CDS encoding NAD(P)-dependent alcohol dehydrogenase, with amino-acid sequence MKAIICTKYGPPNVLKLQDAEKPIPKKNEVLVKIHATSVSTGDCRIRGFNSPLLFWIPMRLVLGLRKPRKPILGVELSGEIEEIGTDVTQFKKGDQIFALTELNVGGYAEYTCVHESGLITLKPTNVTYEEAAVIPFGGTSALHFLRKARIKRGQQVLIYGASGSVGTAAVQLAKYFGAIVTAVCSHSNFELVQSLGADKVIDYTKEDFTKQGEYYDIIFDAVGKHKRSLGKKALTPTGVYVSVNGMMAKVSKEDMFLLKKLTETENLKPVIDRTYRLEEIAEAHIYVEKGHKKGNVSIILK; translated from the coding sequence ATGAAAGCAATAATTTGCACAAAGTATGGACCACCCAATGTTCTCAAACTTCAAGATGCAGAGAAACCTATCCCTAAAAAGAATGAAGTATTAGTTAAAATTCACGCAACAAGTGTATCGACTGGAGATTGTAGAATACGCGGATTTAATAGCCCTCTCTTATTTTGGATTCCTATGCGACTTGTATTAGGACTTAGAAAACCGAGAAAGCCTATACTCGGTGTAGAGTTATCCGGTGAAATCGAAGAAATAGGAACAGATGTAACTCAATTTAAAAAAGGAGATCAAATTTTTGCATTAACAGAGCTTAATGTCGGTGGTTATGCAGAATATACATGTGTACATGAAAGTGGATTAATAACATTAAAGCCTACCAATGTGACGTATGAGGAAGCAGCAGTTATTCCCTTTGGCGGAACTTCGGCACTACACTTCCTAAGAAAGGCCCGTATAAAAAGGGGGCAACAAGTGCTAATATATGGTGCATCTGGATCAGTAGGAACAGCTGCCGTACAACTTGCTAAATATTTCGGCGCAATCGTTACAGCTGTTTGTAGTCATTCAAATTTTGAACTAGTGCAATCTTTAGGAGCTGATAAAGTAATTGATTATACAAAAGAAGATTTTACTAAGCAGGGGGAATACTATGATATTATATTTGATGCTGTTGGAAAACATAAAAGATCCCTTGGAAAAAAAGCATTAACGCCTACTGGTGTATATGTCTCTGTTAATGGCATGATGGCAAAGGTCAGTAAAGAAGATATGTTTCTACTAAAAAAACTAACTGAAACAGAAAATTTAAAACCCGTTATTGATAGAACTTACCGATTAGAAGAAATTGCTGAAGCTCATATATATGTAGAAAAAGGGCATAAAAAAGGGAATGTCTCGATTATCTTAAAATAA
- a CDS encoding DUF6612 family protein → MKKLILTSSLVLAISLGVGCSNEKTAKTDELKKESVQKEKELTAKDVFKKTNEAFKNEEHVTMTYGVGVKAEGTEMDILKAKMQLEPKTKNSRSEMNISGTDVVVYTVDGKVAGEVKNPNTGEVITVPEEQLNAGGMKATQDIIDKLEVPEVVLDKMKMEKSGDKYKLKFTLKGQETESMLTSMDETQKKMLQAQNAKIEEVDAEYIITKDFKYESAKIDMIMSSNGKDKAHIITNAKYTSYEKFDPIQLPAAK, encoded by the coding sequence ATGAAAAAACTTATTTTAACTTCTAGTTTAGTCCTTGCAATCAGTCTAGGGGTAGGGTGTAGTAATGAGAAAACAGCAAAGACGGATGAGCTGAAAAAAGAATCAGTTCAAAAAGAAAAGGAATTAACGGCGAAGGATGTTTTCAAGAAAACGAACGAAGCTTTTAAAAATGAAGAACATGTAACGATGACATATGGTGTAGGGGTAAAAGCTGAGGGAACAGAGATGGATATATTAAAGGCTAAGATGCAATTAGAGCCAAAGACAAAGAATTCTCGTTCTGAAATGAATATTTCCGGTACAGATGTTGTAGTGTATACTGTGGATGGTAAAGTTGCTGGTGAGGTAAAAAACCCTAATACAGGAGAAGTTATAACCGTACCAGAGGAGCAATTAAACGCTGGTGGAATGAAAGCGACTCAAGATATTATAGATAAGTTAGAAGTACCGGAAGTAGTTTTAGATAAAATGAAGATGGAGAAAAGCGGAGATAAATATAAACTGAAATTTACATTAAAAGGGCAAGAAACAGAAAGTATGTTAACTAGCATGGATGAAACGCAGAAGAAAATGTTACAAGCACAAAATGCGAAGATAGAAGAAGTGGATGCAGAATATATCATTACAAAAGATTTTAAATATGAATCAGCAAAGATAGACATGATTATGAGTAGTAACGGCAAGGATAAAGCACACATTATTACGAACGCAAAATATACGTCGTACGAAAAGTTTGACCCAATACAATTACCAGCAGCAAAGTAA
- a CDS encoding FAD-binding oxidoreductase: MKKGKIAVVIVAYTVLLATSVHTYKKQLNHPIMSDVGKLLPTKIKRVESATDEHSLIQLLRDANVSGEKISIAGMQHSQGGQTYYAHGTMLDMKGYNKILEFNPEKKEITVQSGVTWNDIQKKVNPYGLAVQVMQSQNIFTVGGSLSVNVHGRDIRHEALIDTVESFRLLMADGTVRNVSREENADLFPYVIGGYGLFGVILDVTLKLTEDELYEMHTKMLDYKEYTSYFKEKVKKDENVRMHLARISVAPNSFLKEMYVTDYTLAQNQNMREEYSELKEETIIAAPKFLLGLSRYSDWGKNTFWDIQRSYFERTDGKYETRNNVMRSDSAFMEYENPNRTEVLQEYFVPIDSFTEYIDDLRNVLNEEEFNLLNITIRYVEKNENAVLSYAKDDMFALVLLINQGRSENEIKKTEGVIQKMIDVTLNHNGSYYLPYYPYPTKEQLKKAYPRIEEFLGKKKETDPKERFVNLFYREYTK, from the coding sequence TTGAAAAAAGGAAAGATAGCGGTGGTCATTGTAGCATATACAGTGTTGCTTGCAACGTCTGTACATACATATAAAAAACAACTTAATCATCCTATTATGAGTGATGTAGGCAAATTGCTTCCGACAAAAATAAAACGTGTTGAAAGTGCTACAGATGAGCACTCGTTAATACAATTATTGCGAGATGCAAATGTTTCAGGAGAGAAGATTTCTATTGCTGGTATGCAACATAGTCAAGGCGGTCAGACATATTATGCACATGGTACGATGCTTGATATGAAAGGGTATAATAAAATATTAGAATTTAACCCAGAGAAGAAGGAAATTACAGTTCAAAGCGGTGTCACGTGGAATGATATTCAGAAGAAAGTAAATCCATATGGACTGGCCGTTCAAGTAATGCAGTCTCAAAATATTTTTACAGTTGGCGGTTCATTAAGTGTGAATGTACATGGTCGTGATATTCGTCATGAAGCATTGATTGATACAGTCGAATCATTTCGATTATTAATGGCAGATGGCACCGTACGTAATGTAAGTAGAGAAGAGAATGCGGATTTATTTCCTTATGTCATTGGCGGTTATGGGTTATTTGGTGTTATTTTAGATGTGACTTTAAAGTTAACAGAAGATGAATTATATGAAATGCATACGAAAATGCTAGATTATAAAGAATACACGTCTTATTTCAAAGAGAAAGTGAAAAAAGATGAAAATGTTCGTATGCACTTAGCTCGTATTTCTGTTGCTCCAAACTCATTTTTAAAAGAGATGTATGTAACAGATTATACATTGGCACAAAATCAAAATATGAGGGAAGAGTATAGTGAGTTAAAAGAAGAAACTATTATAGCTGCGCCGAAATTTTTACTTGGATTATCACGCTATAGTGATTGGGGAAAGAATACATTTTGGGATATACAAAGAAGTTATTTTGAGCGTACAGATGGAAAGTATGAGACGCGAAATAATGTTATGAGATCCGATAGTGCCTTTATGGAATATGAAAATCCGAATAGGACAGAGGTGTTACAAGAATACTTTGTGCCTATAGATTCTTTCACGGAATACATAGATGATTTACGTAACGTATTAAATGAGGAAGAGTTTAATTTGCTCAATATTACGATTCGTTATGTGGAAAAGAACGAAAATGCAGTTTTATCTTATGCGAAAGATGATATGTTTGCACTGGTCCTTTTAATTAACCAGGGGCGTTCTGAAAATGAGATAAAGAAAACAGAGGGTGTTATTCAAAAAATGATTGATGTTACGTTAAATCATAACGGTAGTTATTATTTGCCGTATTATCCTTATCCAACGAAAGAGCAGTTAAAGAAAGCATATCCTCGTATAGAAGAATTTCTTGGAAAGAAAAAAGAAACGGATCCAAAAGAGAGATTTGTGAATTTATTTTATAGGGAGTATACGAAATGA
- a CDS encoding MFS transporter, which translates to MTYRRFVASQSIIMMAGSMVFPFYILLLRNVGNSFSQFGWAYGLFALTSALVYPLVGKLSDRVGDQKLLIIYAWSMAILMLCFPIATEVWHVYILQIVMGVLGAVQRNTEKTSLARKVVQENAGYEIGKYHVWTSIGGAVAIIATGYLVDFFTIGTIFYIASILYVASGIVLSSKKI; encoded by the coding sequence ATGACATATAGAAGATTTGTAGCATCACAAAGCATTATTATGATGGCGGGAAGTATGGTGTTTCCCTTTTATATACTATTGCTTCGAAACGTTGGGAATAGCTTCTCACAATTTGGCTGGGCATATGGTTTGTTCGCTTTAACTTCAGCACTTGTATACCCGTTAGTAGGAAAGCTGTCTGATAGAGTAGGCGATCAAAAATTATTAATTATATATGCCTGGTCCATGGCAATATTAATGCTTTGTTTTCCTATTGCCACGGAAGTCTGGCATGTGTATATTCTTCAAATTGTAATGGGAGTTTTAGGGGCTGTGCAACGTAATACAGAGAAGACGTCGTTAGCACGAAAGGTTGTGCAGGAAAATGCCGGTTATGAGATTGGGAAATACCATGTATGGACATCGATTGGTGGAGCAGTAGCGATTATCGCAACAGGATATTTAGTAGATTTCTTTACGATTGGTACGATTTTTTACATTGCATCAATCTTATATGTAGCGAGCGGAATTGTATTAAGCAGTAAAAAAATATGA
- a CDS encoding DUF3981 domain-containing protein, with protein MKFLVLAILTLFLIPWTRSGSRIRAVDKKGDEKVVKGKKSSILVIPVLFWIGIAIYEYLWLIDDRVDSILTHYAVAVAILIGLVLFSQDKVGKLEGTLKGLLMFILLASYGYFGYVHDIVITQKKYDSVVKVEKDISEPFTENDQPFTVPPKTAENKMKKVFGDIPKVAYFELGELTPQMVNGEALYVAPIEVSGFFKARKAETIPGYVTMSGTNPDAEAKLHLGYKMKYVPSMFFGNNLERVVRKAEPNLIFKGKPKFEVDDKGKPYYTMTYGEFISGRSGFEVEGVVVVDAQTGEVKRYDKGKAPKFVDGVLNHETASTLNTYFGKYIHGFWNTKFSQTDMKIPTEWGTKEGVTPIFGKDGTLYYFTDFTSPKEGVDSALGYSLIDARTGKLYYYNGKEVKGIMDGSAASEVVDNSFKREKWHGTMPVIYNVYGKPSWIVPVIDDGGLVRAHTVIYASNAKIFATGSTQKEALENYKNALSGSGDSFRPTSSGKEAQKEGVVQRVYKEKSGENTIVYVLLENEQKVFMIPAKKFPYAMFTEVGDQIQITYLDTGEAMSSVSKFTNSNLNK; from the coding sequence ATAAAATTTTTAGTTTTAGCTATTCTCACTTTGTTTTTGATTCCATGGACAAGAAGCGGTAGTAGAATTCGAGCAGTGGATAAGAAAGGGGATGAGAAGGTTGTAAAGGGTAAGAAATCATCAATTTTAGTTATTCCTGTTTTATTTTGGATAGGGATTGCAATCTATGAATATCTTTGGCTAATTGATGATAGAGTAGATTCGATTCTTACTCATTATGCTGTTGCAGTAGCGATATTAATTGGGCTTGTTTTATTTTCACAAGATAAGGTAGGGAAATTGGAAGGCACGTTAAAGGGACTTCTAATGTTTATTTTACTCGCAAGTTACGGCTATTTTGGTTATGTGCATGATATAGTAATCACGCAAAAGAAATATGATTCTGTTGTGAAGGTAGAGAAAGATATTTCAGAACCATTTACTGAAAATGACCAGCCGTTTACAGTGCCGCCAAAGACAGCGGAGAATAAGATGAAAAAAGTATTTGGAGATATTCCGAAAGTAGCTTATTTTGAACTAGGGGAATTAACTCCGCAAATGGTAAATGGCGAAGCTTTATATGTAGCACCGATTGAAGTTTCAGGATTTTTTAAAGCACGTAAAGCTGAGACAATTCCAGGCTACGTAACGATGTCAGGTACAAACCCTGATGCGGAAGCGAAACTGCACCTCGGTTATAAAATGAAATACGTGCCAAGCATGTTTTTCGGAAATAATTTAGAACGTGTTGTACGAAAAGCAGAACCAAATTTAATCTTTAAAGGGAAACCGAAATTCGAAGTTGATGATAAAGGGAAACCGTATTATACAATGACGTATGGTGAATTTATTTCAGGAAGATCTGGATTTGAGGTAGAGGGCGTTGTAGTAGTAGATGCACAAACAGGTGAAGTGAAAAGATACGATAAAGGAAAGGCGCCTAAATTTGTTGATGGCGTATTAAATCACGAGACCGCATCTACATTAAATACGTATTTTGGTAAATATATTCACGGATTTTGGAATACAAAATTCTCGCAAACTGATATGAAGATCCCGACTGAGTGGGGAACGAAAGAAGGAGTTACACCAATCTTCGGTAAGGATGGAACTCTATATTACTTTACTGATTTCACCTCTCCGAAAGAAGGAGTAGATTCTGCGTTAGGTTACTCGCTTATTGATGCGCGTACAGGTAAGTTGTATTACTATAACGGAAAAGAAGTAAAGGGAATTATGGATGGTTCAGCTGCTTCGGAAGTAGTGGATAACTCCTTTAAGAGAGAAAAGTGGCATGGGACAATGCCGGTTATTTATAACGTGTATGGCAAACCTTCTTGGATTGTACCAGTTATTGATGACGGAGGATTAGTACGTGCTCATACGGTTATCTATGCTTCTAATGCGAAAATATTTGCAACAGGTTCGACGCAAAAAGAAGCGCTTGAGAATTATAAAAATGCGCTGAGCGGAAGTGGAGATTCATTTAGACCGACTTCAAGTGGTAAAGAGGCACAAAAAGAAGGCGTTGTACAACGTGTATATAAAGAAAAATCAGGTGAAAATACAATTGTTTATGTACTGTTAGAGAACGAACAAAAAGTATTTATGATACCTGCGAAAAAGTTCCCATATGCTATGTTTACAGAAGTGGGAGATCAAATTCAAATCACATATTTAGATACAGGAGAGGCGATGTCTTCAGTATCTAAATTTACAAATAGTAATTTGAACAAGTAA
- a CDS encoding multidrug effflux MFS transporter, with amino-acid sequence MEKVNEVNQEIYKPVKTNRLWMILVLGTLTAIGPLSIDMYLPSLPKLTDDLQTGASLAQLTLTACLLGLSVGQLFIGSISDIYGRRKPLIIALIVYVASSLLCAVAPSIWTLVLLRFLQGASGSAGIVISRAMVRDMYSGSEMTKFFSLLMLVNGAAPILAPIIGGQLLQFTTWRGVFIVLGAISVFMLISATFVLRETLPPEERETGGLSGTLATYGKLLKDRLFMGYALSQGLVTAAMFAYISGSPFVLQNIYGASPQQFSLFFAINGIGIIIASQVTGRLAGKVNEKTLFVAGIIIAAVGGLSLLLTIVLGIGLIGVLCSLFLVVSSVGVVSTTGFSLAMRNQKQAAGTASALLGLLQFISGALVAPLVGIGGSNTALPMGIVIALCEIGAVLCYLFMARRSEKQFELQQRQNLEA; translated from the coding sequence ATGGAAAAAGTGAATGAGGTTAATCAGGAAATATATAAGCCTGTAAAGACAAACAGGTTATGGATGATTCTTGTACTAGGGACACTTACGGCAATTGGGCCGTTATCTATTGATATGTATTTGCCTTCGTTACCGAAATTAACGGATGATTTACAAACAGGTGCATCCCTTGCACAGCTTACATTGACAGCTTGTTTGCTGGGGCTTTCAGTAGGACAATTATTTATTGGTTCAATTAGTGATATTTACGGAAGGCGCAAACCTCTTATTATTGCTCTTATTGTTTATGTTGCATCTTCATTACTTTGTGCTGTTGCGCCATCTATTTGGACTTTAGTGTTATTGCGCTTCTTACAAGGAGCTTCAGGATCAGCCGGGATTGTTATATCACGTGCAATGGTACGTGATATGTACTCAGGTTCTGAAATGACGAAGTTCTTCTCACTGCTCATGTTAGTAAATGGAGCAGCACCTATTTTGGCGCCGATTATTGGGGGGCAATTATTGCAGTTCACAACATGGCGCGGTGTATTCATCGTTCTTGGAGCAATTAGTGTATTCATGTTAATATCAGCTACTTTCGTATTACGTGAAACATTACCTCCTGAAGAAAGAGAAACAGGCGGTTTGTCAGGGACATTGGCGACATATGGGAAACTCCTAAAAGATCGTTTGTTTATGGGATATGCATTGTCACAAGGATTAGTAACAGCGGCAATGTTTGCTTACATTTCGGGATCACCATTTGTATTGCAAAATATATACGGAGCATCACCACAGCAATTTAGTTTATTCTTTGCGATTAACGGTATCGGTATTATTATTGCTAGTCAGGTAACGGGTCGTTTAGCGGGGAAAGTGAATGAGAAGACATTATTTGTTGCTGGTATTATTATTGCAGCTGTTGGTGGCTTATCTTTACTACTGACAATCGTACTGGGAATAGGTTTAATTGGTGTTTTATGTTCATTATTCCTTGTTGTATCAAGTGTCGGGGTTGTATCAACAACGGGGTTCTCGTTAGCGATGAGAAATCAGAAACAAGCTGCAGGAACAGCATCAGCTTTATTAGGTTTATTACAGTTCATTTCAGGAGCACTTGTTGCGCCGTTAGTAGGTATTGGTGGAAGCAATACTGCATTACCGATGGGGATTGTGATAGCTCTTTGTGAAATTGGTGCTGTGTTATGTTATCTCTTTATGGCCAGAAGAAGTGAGAAGCAGTTTGAACTGCAACAAAGACAAAATTTAGAGGCTTAA
- a CDS encoding DUF3951 domain-containing protein, whose amino-acid sequence MDPLLLATIGLPLTIVILVIIGFYKLFIKKKSITFFYTPFDNITGQTISEFHEEQKILVSEDEDGDGKKKK is encoded by the coding sequence ATGGACCCCTTACTTCTAGCTACTATAGGATTACCATTAACAATCGTTATACTTGTCATCATCGGCTTCTACAAACTCTTCATCAAAAAGAAAAGTATCACCTTTTTTTATACCCCTTTCGATAATATTACCGGGCAAACTATTTCCGAATTTCACGAAGAACAGAAGATATTAGTATCCGAGGATGAAGACGGCGATGGTAAGAAGAAAAAATAA